Proteins found in one Lentisphaerota bacterium genomic segment:
- a CDS encoding RluA family pseudouridine synthase, whose product MKRHIACDVPAVAAGLAVADFLARRFPYHDRTGWCERICSGHVTVNAQRRLPDEALQAGDRLAYDISDLPEPPVDFTIGIVSDDPDLLIVSKSGNLPCHPSGRYFNHTLWAWLKDVRGIAEPALVNRIDRETSGLVVVAKNPAAAHTCGKQFACRQVGKRYTVLVEASAFPSELNGVGWLLPDTASAIRKKCRVVLESVAGLPGPEAVRVETRFRLLTQRRGVALIEAEPLTGRLHQIRATLLALGYPVVGDKLYGRDETAFIRFCEGRLTDTDRLVLRMERQALHASGLTFRHPACGRPVSYQLDSPDDMQRVLAAAEG is encoded by the coding sequence ATGAAACGGCACATCGCGTGTGACGTGCCGGCGGTGGCGGCCGGGCTGGCGGTGGCCGATTTTCTGGCCAGGCGCTTTCCCTACCATGACCGGACGGGGTGGTGCGAGCGGATCTGTTCCGGACACGTCACGGTCAACGCGCAGAGGCGTCTGCCCGATGAGGCGCTCCAGGCGGGGGATCGGCTCGCCTACGACATCTCGGACCTTCCCGAGCCGCCGGTCGATTTCACAATCGGTATCGTGTCGGACGACCCCGACCTCCTCATCGTCAGCAAAAGCGGCAACCTCCCCTGTCATCCGAGCGGGCGTTATTTTAATCACACATTGTGGGCGTGGCTCAAGGACGTGCGCGGGATTGCCGAACCCGCGCTCGTCAACCGCATTGATCGCGAGACCTCCGGCCTGGTGGTCGTGGCCAAGAACCCGGCGGCCGCGCACACCTGCGGCAAGCAATTTGCCTGCCGACAGGTGGGCAAGCGCTACACCGTCCTGGTCGAGGCCAGCGCGTTTCCATCCGAGCTGAACGGCGTCGGCTGGCTGCTCCCCGACACGGCCTCAGCGATCCGCAAAAAGTGCCGCGTCGTTTTGGAATCGGTCGCCGGCCTGCCGGGACCGGAAGCGGTGCGGGTCGAAACCCGTTTTCGGCTGCTGACGCAGCGGCGGGGGGTGGCGCTGATCGAGGCCGAGCCGCTCACCGGGCGTTTGCACCAGATCCGGGCCACGCTGCTCGCACTGGGGTATCCGGTTGTGGGCGACAAGCTGTACGGCCGTGACGAGACGGCCTTCATCCGTTTTTGCGAGGGGCGGTTGACCGACACAGACCGATTGGTGTTGCGCATGGAGCGCCAGGCGCTGCACGCCTCCGGACTGACCTTCCGGCACCCCGCGTGCGGCCGTCCCGTCTCCTATCAGCTCGACAGCCCCGACGACATGCAGCGCGTGCTGGCCGCCGCCGAAGGATGA
- the aroF gene encoding 3-deoxy-7-phosphoheptulonate synthase → MIIVLKPHATDADIQSVSELVCTLRYQPRVIRGVERTVVACIGDELNNRSLEVLNNLPIVESVMPVQQRYKLVSREYHPSDTVITVNGTAIGGGAIAIIAGPCAIETADQFRSAVRDLKAAGVTLIRAMAFKPRTSPYDFQGLRGDAIAIMRDVKAEFGVSMVTEILGPSQVELVHDTADVLQIGARNAQNYDLLESVAQARKPVLLKRGMASTVEEWLAAAEYLLVNGCSNVMLCERGLRSFDKSVRNLLDLGGVAVAKQETHLPILVDPSHAAGKRSLVLPLARAALAAGADGLVIEAHPNPNEAYSDAAQQLPSATFKQTLDALAPWIALARAGR, encoded by the coding sequence ATGATTATTGTACTCAAACCGCACGCAACCGACGCCGACATCCAGTCGGTCAGCGAACTCGTCTGCACCCTGCGCTACCAGCCGCGGGTCATCCGTGGCGTCGAACGCACCGTTGTCGCCTGCATTGGCGACGAACTCAACAACCGCTCGCTGGAGGTGCTCAACAACCTGCCGATCGTCGAGTCGGTGATGCCTGTCCAGCAGCGGTACAAGCTCGTTTCGCGGGAATACCACCCCTCCGACACCGTCATCACGGTTAACGGCACAGCGATTGGCGGCGGCGCCATCGCGATCATCGCCGGCCCCTGCGCGATCGAGACGGCCGACCAGTTTCGATCCGCCGTGCGCGATTTGAAGGCTGCCGGGGTGACCCTCATCCGCGCCATGGCCTTCAAGCCTCGGACGTCGCCCTACGATTTCCAGGGGCTCAGAGGCGACGCCATCGCGATCATGCGCGACGTGAAGGCGGAGTTCGGCGTCTCGATGGTGACCGAAATCCTCGGACCCTCCCAGGTGGAGCTGGTTCATGACACCGCCGATGTGCTTCAGATTGGCGCGCGCAACGCACAGAATTACGATCTCCTCGAATCGGTCGCTCAGGCGCGCAAGCCGGTGCTGCTCAAGCGCGGCATGGCCTCGACGGTCGAGGAGTGGCTCGCCGCCGCCGAGTATCTCCTCGTGAACGGCTGCTCCAATGTGATGCTCTGCGAACGGGGCCTCCGGTCGTTCGACAAGTCGGTGCGCAACCTCCTCGATCTTGGCGGCGTCGCCGTGGCCAAGCAGGAGACCCACCTGCCGATTCTGGTCGATCCCAGCCATGCGGCTGGCAAACGTTCGCTGGTGCTGCCTCTCGCCAGAGCCGCGCTCGCCGCAGGCGCCGACGGCTTGGTCATCGAGGCCCACCCCAATCCCAACGAGGCTTACAGCGACGCTGCACAGCAACTGCCGAGCGCGACGTTCAAGCAGACCCTCGACGCGCTTGCCCCGTGGATCGCCCTGGCCCGCGCCGGACGGTGA